A region from the Desulfomarina profundi genome encodes:
- a CDS encoding DegT/DnrJ/EryC1/StrS family aminotransferase, which yields MIIPFLDLAKQHQTLRSEILQEWEKILLTAGFIGGEYVEGFEHDFAAACGVKYCVSVGSGTDALRFILLALGVGPGDEVIVPVNTFIATSEAVSQAGATVRFVDIDPFTYNIDPGKIETAITEKTKGIIAVHLYGQPADMDTVQEIAEKYQIWVVEDSCQAHLAEYKDKKVGGFGVAAAFSFYPGKNLGACGEAGAVTTNNCQLAQKITALRNHGQSRKYVHDMEGYNGRCDALQAAALQIKLKYLSRWNALRRKHARMYDNLLDSDDLVTPYIREDVVSVYHLYVVLVSKRKRIADYLAEHGITTGLHYPVPLHLQKAYSCYSYKNGDFPVSEECAGRLLSLPMYPELSEDDIEFVCNKLKEAVKLYA from the coding sequence ATGATAATCCCTTTTTTGGATCTGGCGAAACAGCATCAGACTCTTCGATCTGAGATTCTACAGGAATGGGAAAAGATACTGTTGACCGCAGGATTTATTGGTGGTGAATATGTGGAAGGTTTTGAGCATGATTTTGCAGCTGCCTGCGGAGTAAAATATTGTGTTTCTGTTGGCAGTGGTACTGATGCCTTACGTTTTATTCTGTTGGCATTGGGTGTCGGACCAGGTGATGAAGTCATTGTACCGGTCAATACTTTTATTGCGACCAGTGAAGCAGTAAGCCAGGCTGGAGCAACAGTTCGATTTGTGGATATTGATCCTTTTACTTATAATATTGATCCCGGTAAAATTGAAACAGCAATTACAGAAAAAACAAAGGGGATAATAGCCGTTCATCTGTATGGACAACCTGCAGATATGGACACTGTTCAGGAAATAGCCGAAAAATATCAAATATGGGTTGTTGAAGATAGCTGCCAGGCTCATCTTGCCGAATACAAAGACAAAAAAGTTGGAGGGTTCGGCGTTGCAGCGGCTTTCTCATTTTATCCCGGAAAAAACCTTGGTGCTTGCGGTGAAGCTGGTGCTGTGACCACAAATAACTGCCAACTTGCACAAAAGATAACAGCCTTACGCAATCATGGTCAGTCAAGAAAATATGTCCATGATATGGAAGGGTATAATGGACGTTGTGATGCCCTGCAGGCCGCGGCATTGCAGATTAAATTAAAATATTTAAGCAGGTGGAATGCTTTGCGGAGAAAACATGCCCGCATGTATGATAATCTGCTTGATTCAGATGATTTGGTAACCCCTTATATAAGAGAAGATGTTGTTTCAGTCTATCATCTGTATGTGGTTCTTGTATCTAAAAGGAAAAGGATTGCTGATTACTTAGCTGAACACGGCATAACGACTGGATTGCATTACCCTGTTCCATTGCATCTGCAAAAAGCGTATTCCTGTTATTCCTATAAAAATGGTGATTTTCCGGTTTCGGAAGAATGCGCCGGCAGGTTACTCTCGCTTCCCATGTATCCTGAATTGTCTGAAGATGATATTGAATTCGTCTGTAATAAATTAAAAGAGGCTGTGAAGTTATATGCTTGA
- a CDS encoding LbetaH domain-containing protein: MGFIDDDALKAGRGCGGIKVLGGRNILSKFPDAFVLAVPGRPDNFRRRKIIIDSLELPDSRFATIIHPTVSKGIGCEVGMNTLLMANVVLTVNVTVGNHVVMLPGSVICHDSVIEDYTLIGSNVSVSGVCQSGKTVMSGVV; encoded by the coding sequence TTGGGTTTTATTGATGATGATGCTTTGAAGGCAGGAAGAGGGTGCGGGGGGATAAAAGTTCTTGGAGGAAGAAATATTTTATCAAAATTCCCAGATGCTTTTGTTTTAGCGGTTCCTGGGCGTCCGGACAATTTTAGGCGGAGAAAGATTATAATTGATTCTCTTGAACTGCCGGACAGCAGATTCGCGACAATTATTCATCCAACTGTCAGTAAAGGTATTGGATGTGAGGTGGGAATGAATACATTGCTGATGGCTAATGTTGTTTTAACAGTTAATGTTACTGTCGGAAACCATGTTGTTATGTTGCCGGGGAGTGTTATATGTCATGATAGTGTTATTGAGGATTACACCCTGATTGGTTCCAATGTTTCAGTATCGGGGGTGTGTCAATCAGGAAAAACTGTTATGTCGGGAGTGGTGTGA
- the cdaA gene encoding diadenylate cyclase CdaA: MFESFRYFRWQDILDILVVAFIIHQLISIIRGTRSVQMVVGIGILTIIYFLASVLDLSALLWVMQNFLSSILLIVIIVFQQDIRRALTQVGRSPFQKHIEIVDKQMEEIIRTLFYLAKRRIGALIVIERETSLGDFIESGFKLDAVLTKELLISIFMPASPLHDGAVLISEGRIQHAGCILPLTQNPYINKRYGTRHRAAIGLTEETDAVVLVVSEETQEISIVRHGALTTIEDEIGLTKSLQAIFMVGDSSSSQPWKNWLGGK; the protein is encoded by the coding sequence ATGTTTGAATCTTTCCGTTATTTTCGCTGGCAGGATATCCTCGATATTCTTGTGGTGGCGTTTATCATTCATCAGCTGATTTCCATTATCAGAGGCACACGCTCTGTGCAGATGGTGGTAGGAATCGGTATTCTTACAATCATCTATTTCCTGGCCAGCGTCCTTGATCTGTCCGCTCTTCTCTGGGTGATGCAGAATTTTCTCAGTTCGATTCTGCTTATAGTCATCATTGTTTTTCAGCAGGATATCCGCAGGGCTCTGACACAGGTTGGCCGTTCTCCTTTCCAGAAACATATTGAGATCGTCGATAAACAGATGGAGGAGATAATAAGGACACTTTTTTATCTCGCAAAAAGAAGGATCGGGGCCCTTATTGTAATTGAAAGAGAAACAAGTCTTGGGGATTTTATCGAGTCCGGTTTCAAACTGGATGCGGTTCTGACAAAAGAATTGCTTATTTCGATCTTTATGCCGGCGTCACCACTTCATGACGGAGCTGTTCTTATCAGTGAAGGGCGGATTCAGCATGCCGGCTGTATTCTTCCCCTGACCCAAAATCCTTATATTAATAAACGCTATGGGACCAGGCATCGTGCTGCAATCGGTCTTACTGAAGAAACAGACGCCGTTGTTCTTGTTGTGTCGGAAGAAACCCAGGAGATATCCATTGTACGACATGGAGCTCTGACCACCATAGAAGACGAAATAGGACTGACTAAAAGTCTTCAGGCGATTTTCATGGTTGGTGACAGCAGTTCTTCTCAACCCTGGAAAAACTGGCTGGGGGGCAAGTGA
- a CDS encoding Gfo/Idh/MocA family protein — protein sequence MLNIAVIGCGYWGPNLIRNFMQAPDWQLVWVCDADEIKLNSVMTAYPGVKKTLRFQEILDDKSVDAVAVATPVSTHYELASQCVSKGKHVLIEKPICQTAEQGEKLVRLAEQHAVQLMCDHTFCYTGAVRKIKEYIESGELGQILYYDSVRVNLGLFQSDVNVIWDLAVHDLAIVDFLFSCRPSRVSARGVAHTDSSLENIAYVTLEYENSFIANFHVNWLSPVKIRKTLIGGSRKMIEWNDLVPAEKVRIYDKGITLSAEDKKQKSKLLISYRSGDILAPCIDQTEALTVMVKEFAQCIHENRPPLTDGKAALRVLKILEVAQQSLVCGGSTISMSW from the coding sequence ATGCTGAATATTGCAGTGATTGGTTGTGGTTACTGGGGACCAAATCTGATACGAAATTTTATGCAGGCCCCTGACTGGCAGCTGGTATGGGTTTGTGATGCCGATGAAATAAAGCTGAATTCTGTGATGACAGCATATCCAGGTGTAAAAAAAACACTACGATTTCAGGAGATTCTGGATGACAAATCTGTTGATGCAGTTGCTGTCGCAACTCCCGTTTCGACGCACTATGAGTTAGCAAGCCAATGTGTTTCAAAGGGGAAACATGTCCTTATTGAAAAGCCGATATGTCAAACAGCGGAACAAGGTGAAAAATTAGTCCGTTTGGCAGAGCAGCATGCCGTACAGTTAATGTGTGATCATACATTCTGTTATACGGGAGCTGTTAGAAAAATAAAAGAATATATCGAATCAGGAGAACTTGGGCAAATACTTTACTATGACTCTGTCAGGGTGAATCTTGGGTTGTTTCAGAGTGACGTGAATGTGATCTGGGATCTTGCAGTTCATGATCTTGCTATTGTTGACTTCCTCTTTTCCTGCCGTCCCAGCAGGGTTTCCGCCAGAGGGGTGGCACATACGGACAGTTCGTTGGAAAATATTGCTTATGTGACACTGGAATATGAAAATTCTTTTATTGCTAATTTTCATGTGAACTGGCTTTCACCTGTTAAAATTCGAAAAACTCTTATTGGCGGCAGCAGGAAAATGATTGAATGGAATGATCTGGTTCCTGCAGAAAAAGTGAGGATTTATGATAAGGGTATAACTCTATCGGCTGAGGACAAGAAACAGAAATCCAAATTGCTGATTTCCTACCGGTCTGGAGATATCCTGGCACCTTGTATCGACCAGACAGAAGCGTTGACTGTTATGGTAAAAGAATTTGCACAATGCATCCACGAAAATCGGCCTCCTTTGACTGATGGAAAAGCGGCATTGAGGGTTCTCAAAATTCTTGAAGTTGCTCAACAATCCCTGGTTTGTGGTGGTTCGACAATATCGATGAGCTGGTGA
- a CDS encoding class I SAM-dependent methyltransferase yields MNKQFYTILNSPFVYQMAQNILAPGAQFILCRKLNNLHETLIAKPGPILDIGCGPASWLWKVNLKPIGLDIQHEYSNAFQQVTNVAVTGSALLLPFKKNSFGAVFSLGVLHHLKDNDVAVMVQEMLRVCRPGGNLVVMDAVLPQRKALRPLAELIRNLDRGQYMRHEEKIKDLLKPIGKWKFIRYTYTLTGLEMIQGTIKIN; encoded by the coding sequence ATGAATAAACAATTCTACACTATCCTGAACAGTCCATTTGTTTATCAAATGGCTCAAAACATTTTAGCCCCAGGAGCTCAATTTATTCTCTGCCGGAAACTAAACAATCTTCATGAGACGTTAATAGCAAAACCCGGTCCCATATTGGATATTGGATGTGGACCAGCGAGCTGGCTCTGGAAAGTCAATCTAAAACCGATAGGTTTAGATATACAACACGAATATTCTAATGCTTTTCAACAGGTGACTAATGTTGCGGTAACTGGTTCTGCATTATTGCTTCCTTTTAAAAAAAACTCTTTTGGTGCAGTTTTTTCCCTGGGAGTACTACATCATTTAAAGGATAATGATGTAGCTGTAATGGTTCAAGAGATGCTCCGTGTGTGCAGGCCAGGAGGTAATTTGGTTGTAATGGATGCTGTTTTGCCCCAAAGAAAAGCACTTCGTCCCCTGGCTGAATTGATTAGAAATCTGGACAGAGGACAATATATGAGGCATGAAGAGAAAATAAAAGATCTGTTGAAACCAATAGGGAAATGGAAATTTATCCGATATACGTATACATTAACTGGTTTGGAAATGATTCAGGGAACAATAAAAATTAATTAA
- a CDS encoding CdaR family protein — protein sequence MASDNLSGKNTLAKLVSKDWILKFASLCLAVILWYYVGGENRVDKNVMIPIEIINLPRDLVISNQFKKEIEVTVSGPRALILDMSNKAITRQIDLSAATPGTMVIENSNQHIPVPRGITVQRVQPSSIILSLDKLIQKRFPVTAKTVGRPAAGYILKGLHTEPDVISITGPQTVLSRIDELYTNAINLDGLKHSTQMQVPLELDPSIVDLIGETSVTADIKIDLETVTKTMADMKVHVLANGRAKKVVPEVVKVTANIPRLLLKKKVNLKKLFMVTAIQQQGVESLKVEVIPRPDVEYPVEIVSIIPSTVHFVKEGGAGQETVDSIVPLGRLENGVLPETGLPGLEEKNGNEEDGSPLLIRSIKKKKKPHKNR from the coding sequence ATGGCGTCTGATAACCTGTCAGGAAAAAACACATTGGCAAAACTGGTCTCCAAAGACTGGATCTTAAAGTTTGCGTCTCTCTGTCTTGCGGTCATTCTCTGGTATTACGTGGGCGGAGAGAATCGTGTGGATAAAAATGTCATGATTCCCATAGAAATTATTAATCTGCCGCGGGATCTTGTTATTTCAAATCAGTTTAAAAAAGAAATTGAAGTTACAGTCAGCGGTCCTCGTGCCTTGATCCTCGATATGTCCAATAAAGCTATTACCCGTCAGATAGATCTGTCGGCGGCGACTCCGGGAACAATGGTTATTGAAAACAGTAATCAGCATATTCCCGTGCCACGGGGGATCACCGTGCAGAGGGTTCAGCCATCTTCAATTATTCTTTCCCTGGATAAGCTGATACAGAAGCGATTTCCTGTTACAGCAAAGACAGTTGGGCGGCCTGCCGCCGGCTATATACTCAAAGGGCTGCATACCGAGCCCGATGTTATTTCAATAACCGGGCCCCAGACAGTTCTCTCCAGGATTGATGAGTTGTATACGAATGCCATAAATCTGGATGGCCTGAAACATTCAACGCAGATGCAGGTCCCCCTGGAACTGGATCCTTCAATTGTTGATCTGATAGGTGAAACTTCCGTTACTGCCGATATAAAAATTGATCTTGAAACTGTGACAAAGACAATGGCGGATATGAAGGTGCATGTCCTGGCTAACGGTAGAGCAAAAAAAGTTGTACCGGAAGTTGTTAAAGTTACGGCAAACATTCCCAGGTTGTTGTTGAAGAAAAAGGTGAATTTAAAAAAACTGTTCATGGTAACAGCAATTCAGCAGCAGGGTGTGGAAAGTTTGAAAGTGGAGGTTATTCCCAGACCGGATGTCGAATATCCTGTTGAAATTGTATCCATTATTCCGTCAACAGTTCATTTTGTGAAAGAAGGGGGAGCTGGGCAGGAAACCGTAGATTCCATTGTTCCCCTGGGCAGACTTGAAAATGGGGTACTCCCGGAAACAGGGTTGCCGGGGCTGGAAGAAAAGAATGGAAACGAAGAAGACGGGTCGCCCCTTCTTATTCGTTCAATAAAAAAAAAGAAAAAACCGCATAAGAACAGGTAA
- a CDS encoding glycosyltransferase family 2 protein, with protein sequence MKLSVVIPAYNEAENIKSILSDLAESIRQSSEIVTNYEIVIVDDASSDGMFEKLAEAPFPKVSVIRLSRRSGSHIAIRAGLDYVSGDIVLCIAADGQDDPWAIKRMIEKWHSGCEVVWALRKARDNEGRISSLLARFFYSLLGFFGEVESKIDLSRADFYLLDKKIVKSIISCRETNTSLFGLIVWLGYSQGSIEYERKPRRSGNSKWTFKSKLQLAKDWIIAFSGIPLKIMTLVGFLVAGVGFAYAIIIIAKSVLWGSPVQGWSSVMTAILLLGGGQMIMLGILGEYLWRTLDESRNRPHYFVEKHLSVLDNLSIETHE encoded by the coding sequence ATGAAGCTCAGTGTTGTTATTCCTGCCTATAACGAGGCAGAAAATATTAAGAGTATACTTTCTGATCTTGCCGAGAGTATCAGACAGTCTTCAGAAATAGTGACTAATTACGAGATAGTCATCGTGGATGATGCTTCTTCCGATGGAATGTTCGAAAAACTAGCTGAAGCACCATTTCCCAAAGTATCTGTCATTCGTTTAAGCAGGAGAAGTGGCAGTCATATAGCAATTCGAGCTGGCTTGGACTATGTATCCGGTGATATTGTACTTTGTATTGCGGCAGATGGTCAGGATGATCCATGGGCAATCAAGCGGATGATAGAAAAATGGCATTCCGGGTGTGAAGTTGTCTGGGCTTTACGAAAAGCAAGAGATAATGAAGGGAGGATTTCTTCTTTACTGGCACGGTTTTTTTATTCATTGCTTGGTTTTTTCGGTGAAGTCGAAAGCAAAATCGATTTATCAAGAGCTGATTTTTATCTTCTGGACAAAAAAATAGTTAAATCAATAATTTCATGCAGAGAAACGAACACATCGTTATTCGGATTGATTGTTTGGTTGGGATATTCACAAGGTTCCATTGAATATGAACGTAAACCCAGAAGATCTGGGAATTCCAAATGGACCTTTAAAAGTAAATTACAGCTTGCCAAAGACTGGATAATTGCTTTTTCAGGAATTCCCTTGAAAATAATGACCCTGGTGGGATTTCTTGTTGCCGGGGTAGGTTTTGCCTATGCAATAATTATTATAGCAAAAAGTGTTCTATGGGGAAGCCCGGTCCAGGGGTGGTCTTCAGTAATGACAGCGATATTGTTACTGGGGGGTGGGCAAATGATAATGCTTGGCATACTGGGGGAATATTTGTGGCGAACTCTGGACGAGTCCAGAAACAGGCCACATTATTTTGTAGAAAAGCATTTATCAGTGCTAGATAATCTTTCTATTGAGACTCATGAATAA
- a CDS encoding acyltransferase codes for MKKKYCRISGDVELGEDVTIHAFVNLYGCSIGSKTKIGTFVEIQKGVLIGEKCKISSHTFICEGVHIANEVFIGHNVTFVNDLYPRATREDGLLQDDFDWDVVETVIERNVSIGSGATILCGITVGSDSIVGAGSVVVRDIPAGEIWVGNPAKFLRRITE; via the coding sequence ATGAAAAAAAAGTATTGCAGAATATCTGGAGACGTTGAACTTGGTGAAGATGTGACCATTCATGCATTTGTTAATTTGTATGGATGTTCGATTGGGAGTAAAACAAAGATAGGAACGTTTGTTGAGATTCAAAAAGGTGTTTTAATTGGTGAGAAATGTAAGATTTCGAGTCACACGTTTATCTGTGAAGGCGTGCATATTGCAAACGAGGTATTTATTGGGCACAACGTAACTTTCGTAAATGATCTTTACCCCAGAGCCACTCGGGAAGATGGACTTCTTCAGGATGATTTTGATTGGGATGTTGTTGAAACGGTGATCGAACGTAATGTGTCAATCGGATCTGGTGCAACAATATTATGTGGAATTACAGTTGGTTCTGATTCAATTGTCGGTGCAGGAAGTGTTGTTGTTCGGGATATTCCGGCAGGTGAAATATGGGTCGGGAACCCGGCAAAGTTTTTAAGAAGGATAACAGAATGA
- a CDS encoding GDP-mannose 4,6-dehydratase: MLELPGKNCLVTGGAGFIGSHLVDKLLELGCNVRVLDNLVNGKKRNIEHHFLSSKFEFYHGSVVDPLDVARSMSDVDIVFHLACLGVRHSLQHPFENHKVNAEGTLLVLDAALKADVQRFIHCSSSEVYGSALFVPMPENHPTYPCTVYGAGKLAGEAYARAYFKTYGMTTTVIRPFNTYGPRSHHEGDAGEMIPKSIVRILNNEDVLVFGDGSQTRDFTFVEDTASGLIAAAGSDEMTGKTFNIGSNFEVSIKNIAEKLLEILKESKSTIKYIESRPGDVDRLYADSSNFMSVAKWKPETSFDDGLKMTVDFFRNHTKNPESLLADEVGTNWKTA; the protein is encoded by the coding sequence ATGCTTGAGTTGCCTGGGAAAAATTGTCTGGTTACAGGGGGAGCCGGGTTTATTGGATCTCATTTGGTAGATAAGCTTTTGGAACTCGGATGTAATGTTCGTGTTCTTGATAACCTGGTGAATGGCAAGAAAAGAAATATTGAACATCATTTCCTTTCAAGCAAGTTCGAATTCTACCATGGCAGTGTTGTTGATCCCCTTGATGTCGCCCGGTCAATGAGTGATGTAGATATTGTTTTTCATCTTGCCTGCCTCGGGGTCAGGCATTCATTGCAACATCCTTTCGAAAATCATAAGGTAAATGCTGAAGGAACCTTGCTGGTTCTTGATGCGGCTCTCAAAGCAGATGTGCAAAGGTTTATCCATTGCTCGTCATCTGAAGTTTATGGGTCCGCTCTTTTTGTTCCAATGCCTGAAAACCACCCTACATATCCCTGTACTGTTTATGGCGCAGGTAAACTCGCTGGAGAGGCCTATGCCAGAGCCTATTTCAAAACATATGGAATGACCACAACCGTTATACGACCATTTAATACTTATGGACCTCGTTCGCATCATGAAGGGGATGCTGGAGAGATGATACCAAAATCTATTGTACGAATTCTGAACAATGAAGATGTTCTAGTATTTGGTGACGGGTCGCAGACACGAGATTTCACTTTTGTGGAAGATACTGCATCAGGATTGATTGCTGCTGCAGGAAGTGATGAAATGACAGGAAAAACTTTTAATATTGGCAGTAATTTTGAGGTATCCATTAAAAATATCGCTGAAAAACTTCTCGAAATATTGAAAGAAAGCAAATCGACTATCAAATATATAGAAAGCCGGCCTGGTGATGTCGATCGTTTATATGCTGATTCTTCAAATTTTATGTCCGTCGCAAAATGGAAGCCTGAAACATCATTTGATGATGGTCTCAAAATGACCGTAGATTTTTTCAGAAATCATACAAAAAATCCTGAAAGTCTTCTGGCTGACGAAGTTGGAACAAACTGGAAAACGGCATAA
- a CDS encoding DMT family transporter, translating to MSSTGWILTLISAGIAVAANLFLRIGVDKAGGFGGQMNDILVSFINLLRQPTFDCGIVLYGFATLVWIRIISIEPLSVAYPILVSITFLLVTLGSAFLLKETVTVSKIIGLLLIISGIVVLSHN from the coding sequence ATGAGTTCAACTGGATGGATATTGACCCTGATCAGTGCAGGAATTGCTGTCGCAGCAAATCTATTTCTAAGGATCGGGGTGGACAAGGCAGGTGGTTTTGGAGGTCAAATGAATGATATTTTGGTATCATTTATAAATCTGCTCAGACAGCCCACCTTTGACTGCGGGATAGTTTTATATGGATTTGCAACACTAGTCTGGATCCGAATTATATCTATTGAACCGTTAAGCGTCGCCTATCCAATTCTGGTCAGTATTACTTTTCTTCTGGTTACTCTCGGTTCTGCATTTCTCCTAAAAGAGACTGTCACAGTATCAAAAATAATAGGCCTTTTGCTGATTATTTCTGGGATTGTGGTCTTAAGTCATAACTGA
- the glmM gene encoding phosphoglucosamine mutase encodes MRKLFGTDGIRGVANIYPMTVEIAMQVGRAIAFIVKKRAKGHRIVIGKDTRQSCYMLENALAAGICSMGVDVLLVGPLPTPGIAFITTSMRADAGVVISASHNPFQDNGIKIFSSDGFKLPDEVEAEIEDLIFSQKMAALRPVADEVGKAMRIDDARGRYIVFLKNTFPKKYTLDDFHIVLDCAHGATYGVAPFVFEELGAKVTPLGINPDGKNINDNCGALFPELMAEKVKNSGADIGLALDGDGDRLIVCDERGEIVDGDHIMAICARELLKQRKLKKKTLVATVMSNMGLEVAMEKMGGRMVRTAVGDRYVVECMRKKKYSFGGEQSGHLVFLDHITTGDGILAGLQLLAIMKKRKKPLSELAAIMHSFPQVLKNVRTSTKIDVNTLPNFTETVEAFEKKLGKDGRILVRASGTESVIRVMVEGKDLEEINVIADELCGLIREN; translated from the coding sequence ATGAGAAAATTATTCGGCACTGATGGTATTCGAGGGGTTGCGAACATCTATCCCATGACTGTTGAAATTGCCATGCAGGTTGGCAGGGCAATAGCTTTTATAGTCAAGAAAAGAGCAAAGGGACACAGGATTGTCATTGGCAAGGATACCAGGCAGTCGTGCTATATGCTTGAAAACGCCCTTGCGGCTGGAATCTGCTCTATGGGTGTGGATGTCCTGCTTGTCGGGCCGCTTCCGACACCGGGAATTGCCTTTATTACAACCTCGATGCGTGCTGATGCGGGGGTGGTGATCTCCGCTTCCCATAACCCGTTTCAGGATAACGGTATTAAAATTTTTTCAAGTGATGGTTTCAAGCTGCCTGACGAAGTGGAGGCGGAAATTGAGGATCTGATTTTTTCTCAGAAAATGGCAGCACTCAGGCCGGTAGCCGATGAAGTCGGTAAAGCCATGCGAATTGATGATGCCAGGGGAAGATATATCGTCTTTTTGAAAAATACATTCCCGAAAAAATATACCCTTGATGATTTTCATATCGTCCTTGACTGCGCCCATGGTGCAACTTATGGGGTGGCTCCTTTTGTGTTTGAAGAACTGGGAGCTAAGGTTACTCCACTGGGGATCAATCCTGACGGCAAAAATATCAATGATAATTGTGGCGCTCTTTTTCCCGAGCTCATGGCGGAAAAAGTGAAGAATTCAGGTGCCGATATCGGCCTGGCCCTTGATGGAGACGGTGATCGGCTCATTGTTTGTGATGAGCGGGGAGAAATTGTTGATGGCGACCATATTATGGCCATCTGCGCCCGGGAGCTATTGAAGCAGAGAAAACTGAAGAAAAAGACCCTTGTGGCCACGGTCATGTCCAACATGGGCCTTGAGGTGGCCATGGAAAAAATGGGTGGCAGGATGGTTCGCACGGCAGTGGGGGACAGATATGTGGTTGAATGCATGCGAAAAAAGAAATATTCATTCGGTGGCGAACAGTCCGGTCACCTTGTTTTTCTTGATCACATAACCACAGGAGACGGAATCCTGGCCGGGTTGCAGCTCCTTGCCATCATGAAAAAAAGAAAAAAACCGCTCTCCGAACTTGCAGCCATTATGCACAGCTTCCCCCAGGTATTGAAAAATGTACGGACTTCCACAAAAATTGATGTAAATACTTTGCCGAATTTTACCGAAACAGTTGAAGCGTTTGAGAAAAAGCTGGGAAAAGATGGACGTATTCTGGTGCGTGCATCCGGTACGGAGTCTGTAATAAGAGTCATGGTCGAAGGGAAGGATCTGGAGGAGATAAATGTAATTGCTGATGAGTTGTGCGGATTGATCAGGGAGAATTAA
- a CDS encoding DegT/DnrJ/EryC1/StrS family aminotransferase, producing MIPIARPFLGQEEAEAAAQVILSGWVTQGPKVKEFEERFAHYTGAGYACAVSSCTTALHLALLGVGVGAGDIVITVSHSFIATANAIRHCGAEPLFIDIQPDTFNISVEKLEHCLEKYCIRKKDCLYYGQYQKLISNQSPLWHLGNDIGKIAAIVVVHQMGMPCDLKKIISLGDSYNIPVIEDAACAIGSEISFDNGISWEKIGRPHGAVACFSFHPRKVLTTGDGGMLTTNNAELDRTFRLLRQHGMNVSDRERHKSRKVIFENYLITGYNYRMTDIQAAVGIEQLKKLDYMVKRRREIASVYSEAFSDLDRVVTPVESTWCRTNYQSFPVKIERGAKLAMQPLMQDLYENGIATRRGIMNAHQEQPYMSDFWLLQESEKCRDNTLLLPLFVQLVPEEQEYVIQTFKKALS from the coding sequence ATGATACCAATTGCTCGACCATTTCTTGGTCAGGAGGAAGCAGAAGCTGCCGCACAGGTAATTTTATCAGGATGGGTTACCCAGGGTCCGAAAGTTAAAGAATTTGAAGAAAGGTTCGCACACTATACTGGCGCTGGCTATGCCTGTGCCGTTTCAAGCTGCACAACTGCTCTGCACCTGGCTCTTCTCGGTGTCGGTGTTGGTGCTGGGGACATTGTTATTACGGTCAGTCACAGTTTTATCGCGACGGCCAATGCCATCCGTCATTGTGGGGCTGAGCCTCTTTTTATAGATATCCAGCCTGATACCTTCAATATAAGTGTTGAAAAGCTTGAACATTGTCTCGAGAAATATTGTATAAGGAAAAAAGACTGTCTTTACTATGGCCAGTATCAAAAATTGATATCTAATCAATCTCCTTTATGGCATTTGGGTAATGATATTGGAAAAATTGCTGCCATTGTTGTTGTTCACCAGATGGGAATGCCATGTGATTTAAAAAAAATCATCAGTCTTGGGGACAGTTATAATATTCCGGTAATTGAAGATGCTGCCTGTGCCATCGGTAGTGAGATTTCTTTTGACAATGGAATATCCTGGGAAAAAATCGGACGACCCCATGGAGCTGTTGCCTGTTTCAGTTTTCATCCTAGAAAAGTTCTGACTACAGGTGATGGTGGCATGTTAACGACCAACAATGCCGAATTGGACAGGACATTCAGATTGTTACGACAGCATGGAATGAATGTTTCAGACCGCGAGAGGCATAAGTCGAGAAAGGTGATTTTTGAAAACTATCTGATTACCGGATATAATTACAGAATGACCGACATTCAGGCTGCTGTTGGTATAGAGCAGCTTAAAAAACTCGATTATATGGTTAAAAGAAGAAGAGAGATTGCCTCTGTTTATAGTGAAGCTTTTTCAGACCTGGACAGGGTTGTTACCCCTGTTGAATCTACCTGGTGTAGAACAAATTACCAAAGTTTTCCTGTGAAGATAGAAAGAGGTGCAAAACTGGCTATGCAACCTCTGATGCAGGATTTATATGAAAACGGTATTGCAACTCGGAGAGGAATAATGAATGCCCATCAGGAGCAACCATATATGTCTGATTTCTGGTTGCTTCAGGAGAGCGAAAAATGCAGAGACAATACTCTTCTCCTACCTCTTTTTGTACAGCTGGTTCCGGAAGAGCAGGAATATGTCATACAAACCTTTAAAAAGGCACTGTCCTGA